In Prosthecochloris sp. GSB1, the following proteins share a genomic window:
- a CDS encoding LysE family translocator, whose translation MADATIFPLISPHRLTAFLAASLILALTPGPGVLYILTRSLSQGYRAGLVSVGGVALGNLCNAVAASAGLTALLAVSSLLFTIVKYAGAAYLVCLGAITWLSASSVVRAETTDATRSGHFFRDGFIVALFNPKTLIFFGAFLPQFMNGQESSVFLAIMPGACFVAIAAATDAGYALLAGSLSPALGVNRRINRVSRRLAGATYIGLGIFAALDGESK comes from the coding sequence ATGGCTGATGCAACTATATTCCCGCTCATCTCTCCGCACAGGCTTACGGCTTTCCTTGCCGCAAGCCTTATCCTTGCCCTGACACCCGGCCCCGGGGTCCTGTATATACTCACCAGAAGCCTGTCGCAGGGTTATCGGGCAGGACTCGTTTCTGTCGGGGGAGTCGCGCTCGGCAACCTTTGCAACGCTGTTGCGGCTTCTGCGGGCCTGACAGCTCTCCTCGCCGTTTCATCCCTGTTGTTCACGATCGTCAAATATGCGGGAGCCGCCTACCTTGTCTGCCTGGGCGCGATAACATGGCTCTCCGCCTCGTCAGTCGTTCGTGCGGAAACGACTGACGCAACCCGCTCCGGACACTTCTTCCGCGACGGATTCATCGTGGCGCTCTTCAACCCCAAAACCCTGATATTTTTCGGAGCCTTTCTGCCCCAGTTCATGAACGGTCAGGAGTCGTCCGTTTTTCTGGCGATCATGCCCGGAGCATGCTTCGTCGCCATTGCGGCGGCCACCGATGCCGGTTACGCGCTCCTGGCCGGTTCACTTTCGCCGGCGCTCGGCGTCAACCGCCGAATCAACCGCGTCAGCCGGCGTCTGGCGGGCGCGACCTACATAGGACTCGGCATCTTCGCCGCTCTCGACGGAGAAAGCAAGTGA